Proteins from one Impatiens glandulifera chromosome 2, dImpGla2.1, whole genome shotgun sequence genomic window:
- the LOC124926195 gene encoding uncharacterized protein LOC124926195: MFFSKTSLFHYFKALENPLNSSYLTSHPPSLIIQRLPELILHRPIYSSSQSETESETKTAKKPLHVLFKEAVGLSERLDPSDCEEGGNDLSKSLRKLEYEVRMLKKAKSESNKPEIDYGGASTDDSKVKTLSGLFAGERKMVREKKPERGNVDSSIMSKNDEGDSTSVSKVKSLRALFVPEDKRREYLDASRSLMIEDEMIHKELSPDMILFVRYLYKQGYFNDANFMPRNFDATCFENSYGRKFIRHAAEKFGRNNQEITMWISGSDLKKVALFGCPSLGRKTIFSAKRLRAFFGIDETSVCSKCVLKPVCNFANQKVWSWDSNHLDLVVVMRVITIYGLEAVPSQLRVPEEMKAGINRLFKEIVNLSRRQTVVA, from the exons ATGTTTTTCTCCAAAACCTCACTCTTTCACTATTTCAAAGCCCTCGAAAATCCCCTGAATTCATCTTACTTAACATCTCATCCTCCCTCATTGATCATTCAGCGCCTCCCTGAATTGATTCTCCACAGACCCATTTATTCCTCGTCTCAATCGGAGACGGAATCAGAAACTAAAACTGCAAAGAAGCCCCTTCACGTTCTCTTCAAGGAAGCAGTGGGACTTTCAGAAAGGCTCGACCCAAGTGACTGCGAAGAGGGCGGCAACGATTTGAGCAAGAGCTTGAGAAAATTGGAGTATGAGGTGAGAATGTTGAAGAAAGCAAAGAGTGAGAGTAATAAACCCGAAATTGATTACGGCGGGGCTTCAACTGATGACTCCAAAGTTAAGACTTTGAGCGGTTTGTTCGCTGGCGAGAGGAAGATGGTTAGAGAGAAGAAACCTGAAAGGGGTAATGTGGATTCTTCGATTATGAGCAAGAATGATGAAGGGGATTCAACGAGTGTGTCTAAAGTTAAGAGCTTGAGAGCTTTGTTTGTGCCTGAGGATAAGAGAAGAGAGTATTTAGATGCTTCCAGGTCTTTGATGATAGAGGATGAGATGATACACAAAGAACTATCACCTGACATGATCTTGTTTGTTAGATATCTGTACAAACAAGGGTATTTCAATGATGCGAATTTCATGCCAAGAAACTTCGACGCCACCTGTTTTGAGAATAGTTATGGACGTAAATTCATTAGACATGCGGCTGAGAAGTTCGGCCGGAATAACCAAGAAATAACCAT GTGGATTTCAGGTAGTGATTTGAAGAAGGTGGCTCTGTTTGGATGCCCTTCCTTAGGGAGGAAAACTATATTTTCTGCAAAAAGATTGCGGGCATTCTTTGGAATTGACGAAACTAGT GTATGCAGTAAATGTGTGTTGAAGCCAGTTTGCAACTTTGCAAACCAGAAGGTATGGAGTTGGGATTCCAATCATTTGGATTTGGTTGTTGTGATGCGGGTGATCACTATTTACGGTTTGGAGGCGGTTCCTTCACAGTTGAGGGTACCTGAAGAGATGAAGGCTGGTATTAACAGATTATT